The Coleofasciculaceae cyanobacterium genomic sequence CTGGCTATTGCTTTATCCTACGCTGTTACTAATTGCCATTACTAAATTTTTTACTAATCTACCAGGAAGTGCTTGGGCGATCGGACAGATTTCTCTAGGCGTACTATTAACCATTTATGGATTACTAATCTTAGTCCGGTTAAACAACTGGTGGAGAAAACGCTGGTGGTTAGTATTGCTTTTCACAGTTAGTTTGATTGTTATACCAGTTATATATAATTACAATCAGCTTCAGGTGACGGTTTTAGCTGCGCGACAATCACAGATAGTTGTTATTCAGGATCGAGGACAAGTAATTTTAATTAATAGTGGTAAAGACAACGAGGCTAAATATACCGTCTTACCCTTTTTGGCACAACAGGGAATCAATCACATTGATTATGCGATCGCCCTTGATGACAGTTCAAATACAGCAACAGAATGGATTGAAATACATAAACGAGCAAAAATTAAATATTTTGTGGGTGCGATGGAGAAGATTCTTCCTTTATCGTTGAAAATAGAAACTTTTGGCAAACGTGAAATCATCAGCAAATCTAGCCGTTTATCAATAGATCGACCACTTGCCCTGATTAACTTACAAATTGCAGACCATACTTGGTTGCTCATCGGAAAAACCTCTGGAACTGACAACGAGCGCTTAAAACAAGAGATTAAACAATACATCGGACAACACAATCTTGAACTTCAACATCCAATCTTAATCTGGTCAGATAATATAGCATCGGCGTGGTTAGAATTATTGCAGCCTCGAATCGCGATCGCCTCGGCGAATCAAATAGATTTCAAGACTGGACAACAATTACGCCAAAAGCAGATTGAATTGCATAATACAGCCCAAGAGGGCGTAATTCGCTGGACTCCCCGTGATGGATTCGCTAGCAAAAAGAAAGAATTTTATTAAAACAACAATTTTTAATAAACTTATTCGCCATTTTTACTCAAATCTCAGTAAAATAAACCCTGTGGCTTAATGCTACCAGTGGAGAGGTGGCAGAGTGGTTGAATGCGGTAGTCTCGAAAACTATTTTAAGGTCAAACTTAACGGGGGTTCGAATCCCCCCCTCTCCGTAAAGACAAGGTTTGTAGTAAGTAGTAATGACACCAGAAGGGATACCAGCAACTATTGAGGGAATGCTTCGAGTTCCAAAAGAACTACAGCAAAGTCAAATCAAACAGTCAGAAGAAATACAACAATTAATGGGTTATTCAATTAGTCAAGCTGGAGATGTGCTAGACGTTCAAATGTCCTTGAAAGATATATATGCAAGATTGAGCAAATTAGAAGATAAAAACAAAGAAGATTAAATCCACAGCAAAAGCGCGGGCGCGAGCGCTTTTATCAAATGAATAAATAGGTCATTTTAATAATGTTGAACAGGTTATTAAAATGAAAATCGAAAATTTATTTTTAACAGTATTTATTTTATTTTTCTCAACAAAAAATGTTGTTGCAGGAGAACCAGAAATTAGAATTGATGAAAGCAGCAAGTATGTAAAAAGCAATTTGTATACGCAAAAACAAAATTATAAGACCTTAAATTATACATCTAGTTATTATTCTAATTTGGACTCTCAAAAAAATTGTGAAATATATAAAGCGATTACCCCCTAAACCTTTGCGCTCTATCTCATAAAAAAAATGGCTACAAACACCGAACAAGAATTAAAAGAAATACTATTACAAATTAAGTCTGATGTTAAAGACTTGAAGAAAGATGTATCTGAATTAAAAACTGAGGTAGCGGTTATTAAATCAAGACTTGATGGGCAACAAAAAGTTATTGATAAAATTCCTGACCTAGCTGAAAAAGTAGGTGAATTAAAGAACTGGCGACAAATCGCCATAATAATTATTACGGGTACTGCCAACACTGTATTTGGTTAGATTTTGAAAAGCGGAAGATTATGATCGCAGAAGGCGGGGCTTGCTTTTTAATATCGAAGCTATCGATGAACAACTAAATTTGTTAGGGTGAAGTGCCGAAAAAACCGCTAAGGCAAGAGAAAAAACCCCGATCTTTGTCATGAACACAATACTACCTACTTGGGCAAGAGATGAATTCTGGCAACGCTTCTACGGCATCAACAAGATTAAGTGGTCATCTGAAGACTGATTTTGAGCAGCAAAGGCAGGGAAGATAATAACTAACTGGTTATTTACTACTTACTATCTCAATCCTACACGAGTAGACTTACTACTAAACAACCTTATAACTTGTGACCTCGCTTTATTCCCACTCAATTGTTCCAGGGGGTTTAGAAGTAATGTCATAAACTACGCGATTGACTCCTTTAACCTCATTAACAATTCGGTTAGAAATAGTTTCTAACATATCGTAAGGTACTCTAGCCCAATCTGCGGTCATGCCATCTTCACTAGTAATAAAACGAAGAACTATCGGATAAGCATAAGTGCGCTTATCGCCCATCACACCGACGCTGCGAATTGGTAACAGTACCGCAAAAGCCTGCCAATAGTCGTGGTATACATCCTGTTTACTAATTTCATCGCGCACAATAAAGTCAGCATCCCGCAGAATATTTAACCTTTCGGCAGTTACATCTCCGACAATTCTTATCGCTAAACCAGGACCAGGAAAAGGATGGCGACGCACAATTTCTTCGGGTAGCCCGATGGCACGGGCAACATTACGTACCTCATCTTTGAACAGCTTACGTAGAGGTTCAACCAGTTTAAACCGTAAATCTTTTGGTAAGCCACCCACGTTATGATGACTTTTGATCTTGACCGCCACTCTTTCTCCCGTTTTAGGATCGACGTTGCTGTCTGCTGACTCAATCACGTCTGGGTACAGAGTCCCCTGCGCCAGATAGTCAAACGGTCCTAACTTTTTCGACTCTTCTTCAAAAACCTGAATAAATTCATGTCCAATGCGACGACGTTTGAGTTCGGGATCGTTGACTCCTTCTACTTGCCGCAAAAAGCGATCGCGCGCCATTACGTACTCTACAGGAATATGAAACTTATTTTTAAAAATCTCCACCAGTCTTTCTGGTTCACCTTTACGCATGAACCCCTGGTCAATAAACATACAGGTTAACTGGTCGCCAATAGCCCGATGTAGCAGAAAAGCTAAAGTAGAAGAATCTACCCCCCCAGAAAGAGCCAGTAAAACCCTTTTATCTCCTACTTTTGCTTTAATATCACGAATCGACTCTTCGACAAAAGCTTCTGTTGTCCAGGTAGGTTCGCATTCGCAGATATGATAGACAAAGTTGCGAATTAAGGCAATCCCGCCCTCAGAATGGACTACTTCTGGGTGAAACTGTACTCCAAATAGTTTCTTTTCTGGATTAGAAATTGCAGCGCAGGAGGTATTTTTAGTATAGGACAACACTGAAAATCCTTCAGGTAGATTGGTACAAG encodes the following:
- the guaA gene encoding glutamine-hydrolyzing GMP synthase, which codes for MTIQTESISPSSDTLAPKSLVDNANRQKIIIIDFGSQYSELIARRIRETQVYSEVLSYRTSAEKLREINPHGIILSGGPSSVYDAHAPKCDPEIWNLGIPVLGVCYGMQLMVKQLGGTVEKVKLGEYGKAQLFIEDPTDLLTNVEHGSTMWMSHGDSCTNLPEGFSVLSYTKNTSCAAISNPEKKLFGVQFHPEVVHSEGGIALIRNFVYHICECEPTWTTEAFVEESIRDIKAKVGDKRVLLALSGGVDSSTLAFLLHRAIGDQLTCMFIDQGFMRKGEPERLVEIFKNKFHIPVEYVMARDRFLRQVEGVNDPELKRRRIGHEFIQVFEEESKKLGPFDYLAQGTLYPDVIESADSNVDPKTGERVAVKIKSHHNVGGLPKDLRFKLVEPLRKLFKDEVRNVARAIGLPEEIVRRHPFPGPGLAIRIVGDVTAERLNILRDADFIVRDEISKQDVYHDYWQAFAVLLPIRSVGVMGDKRTYAYPIVLRFITSEDGMTADWARVPYDMLETISNRIVNEVKGVNRVVYDITSKPPGTIEWE